CTGTAGGAGGATTAGCAGGCACAACAGAGGACAAAGTCTGGTCAAAAAATTCAATGTTGTATTTTCTCCAAAACATTTTCAGACCAAGtatatgtatgttttctttataatggacattttattgaaagtttgaacaagaaaacagagacaaacactcaacagataaATATACAGATATTAACACTCcatgtacatacatgtacaaaAGAGATAGAaaaacatgagcacacacacacacataatcttCTCCAGGGTTAAGCATAGCACTGGATTACTAAATTGACCTCCAATTTACAGATAGCCAGGTGATGAAAAGGCCCCGTGTGAACATATTGATCACATTTGCTCAATATAGAGTATGTGATATAGATAAGTGACCCTCTCATAACCAGCCGGCTGAGCCGTTGTAGCTGATTCTGCAAGCTTTCCCCTCAGTGTCTCTGGCTGTGTATTATTTTCAGTAGGATAAACTTGTTGCCCATTTCTTTATACATTGCATTAATGTTACCCAAACATGGTTTCCAATCATCAAGAGGTATGTCCATAGCCAGGTCTGTTGTCCAATGTGTTTTGACCTCAAAGGGTTGCACAGTGGTTCCTGCAGTAAGTAAAGGATCTATGGAGCAATGCCCCTGCAAGATGATGATCTCTTAAGCAATTCTTCAATTGGGCTGTCTGTTAATAAAGTATATACAgcatatttaaaatacattaattgtatgtaaaaaaaaaaacaaaacaaaaaaaaacaacaaacaaacaaactaagaAGTGTTTGCCAACACAGCAGGCCAATGGCAGTGGACAACAATGATCtaaaacatttactttattCAAGTTTAAACTTGGACAGATGTGTGGACTGggacaaacatactgtacatgttcagaTTTACCAGTTGAAACTGGTAAGTAAAGACATCTTGCTTAAGCCTAAAAACCCTGAAGCTGGTTGTGAGTGAGCAGCTGCATTAGATGCTGATGCGCAATGCCATGATATCAGGGTTGCCACACTCGCTTTCATGCAAAATCTCAAGACAATAAGATTTCTCAAATACTTTGGAGCTCATATTAATGAAACTGAAGAACTCTAATTTGGCATGATTTCATGCAAATCATGACATTTGGCATAACACCCAGACGCCTCATTTGTCACTTGTAACCTTCAAATCATGGCAAGATGGATTTTTGGTGGTACATGTTACACACCTCAGCCCGGTGGGTCACCAGTTTACCTGAGaccatttattttaaaactgctgCTATATCAACATAACTTTCCAATGtcactgtttaaaaaatgttaatttactGACTAGATGAGTGACagaaatttttattttcagttaaacATTTAAGTCCTTCAGTAtcttcatgaaaacattttgctttcttttctgcatgcctcattgttttctgttgtgttttttggactttttccaAACACAATACACAGTTTAAAAGCATTATTTAGGGCTGTGGtaattttttgatattttatagacaactTTTATAAACAACTGATAagataattgattgattgataaaaaggaaaataatcatcCATTCCTGACTTTGAAGGCcatttgtttacaaaaatctttaaaaaacaaaacaaaaataaaacaactttttttcaaatccacaaactttcaagcattTATTACTCCTATGGGACACCTTAGATACCCCGTTTCACTGATGTGTAAAGGAAATCCGTCCCACCCTCTGTACTGCCATCTGTACCATCAGCTTCTTTCTTTCACAGTTAATCATAAAATGTACATATCAAACTGTGTGACCAAGACATTCAAACTCAGCCTCTTGtaattttgtaaaattattCCAGCAATTTCATGGCGCAGTAACGGAGCTTGACTCTTGCAGAGATGATCTTTTTTTATCTGGTGGATACAAAATGCCAagtaaaagcacaaaaaaaggCCAGATAAAGAGAAAGACGTGTTTTGTTATGTGTAATACCATCACATTTCCCTGAATCTGATATTGTGCAAGCTGGTAATAATAATCTGTATAATGGTGACTTGTAAGGTAAAGCATATTAGGAGATCTAAAATCACGCTCACCTTTAATAACGTATGCCACCTCCAGCTGCACCCCGTCACAGATGTCCTTTAATTCTAACAGTCTGgacatataaaaagaaaaagggaattATTTAGAtgtgagaaacagcagcaacaacaaaaaagtctGGTTACTTTTATGAAAGCCAAATTTATTCAAATAATTTGGTGTATTTTTCTGCTAAATCAAGCTGATTGTGGTGAAGATGTTTTCAGAATTAGATATCATCATTATTTGGTTATATAATTTATTACAATGTGTAATGTATGAAATTATAAGGCATTCTTTAGGACCCCTGACATTGTTACAGTAGTCTTTAGTGTAtgtgcaatatactgtatgttaattaAATGCTTAAATGTTGATCAGAAATGAATCGCTTTCGTAAAACATCACATAACAGACCAATGACTCACTCTGCTTGAGCCCTGAGAGCTTTGCGGGCCTCCCGAGCCTCATGCTCAGCTGAAATCTTCTTATAACAGTAGGCCAGAATCACAATGAGCCACAGCTGCAGAACCACAATCAGCACATACATCATGATCTCTGAGATCACCGATGTCAGCTCCCGATTGGCTGGAAAGGAGGAACCGACAATGTGTAGCATTATGAACAAAGCATGTCTAATGAGGTTTAGATTTTGTATTTAATCTCAGTCATAGAAGTATTTCAGAATTGCTCTTAAGACAGAAATCTCATTGGTTGAGATAAGCCTCAACAGGAGGACCAAAGTTCAGAAGGATTTCAGTTacaaatttacagtataatgaaattattattttttcatccataGCATGCCCTGCCATTCATGGTTTATGGCTAAAAGCTGATATTGCTTCAGAACAGGGAAATATCAACTGGTAACCACTGCAGCTAAATTCAGTTCCTCTActggccactagatgctccaaGATCCAAGAGGAGCTCAGACTACTGTATATTGAAAGTGACAAAACTCCAAATTTCTCAACAGAAACTCAAGGTAAACCTAGTTTTCCCCATCTTCAGCTCTCAATAGCTCACTGTAATATTTATCGCAATACataaatttatttttcatagaGAGTCAAAGTCCTGTCTCACTTCTGGGTGAGCTTAtgtttgttgcttgttttgttaCTCACAGCTCTACAGAatatttctttgtctctttatgAAGAGAAAAGCATGTTTTGGAGCATGTTTGCTTGACTGACAAGTAACTCAGTCATAGTGGCTGGCTGCTCCTTGTTTGACCCACATCAACTCCGCCAGGCTCCACTTCATTTCCCTACTTTAGTTtcagaaactaataaaaacagcaacaatttGTTAATGCAAATCCATCAAAATGCCACTGTAGTAATGCAGTGttcatatttttccatttccataTTCAAACAGTAGATACTACAAACAATACAGTCTACACATTTCATCCTTCCAACCatgtctttatatatatatttatttgctgtttttactgtgaTAGGGCCTCCCAGCCACAGTATTTCACACCATTGTGCTTGTATAACCAGAGTGACAATAAACATATTGAATCTTGAACCAccccaggccaaaaaaaaaaaaaaaacaagcataaaggagagaagaaagtcCATATTTTTGTAAAGTTTATGGGAAAGATTTAGTGGAGCACACATTAACAGGAAATTTGTCTTTGTCAAGATGTGACGATGTGCAAGTTTTTCCTTTTGCTCTGCCTGCTGCTGAGCGATTGCTTGTTTGATAGAAGCAGTGGAATTCAAGTACTGTACAGCTCATATGACCTTGGATGGTAAACTAGTATCAGAGCTGCCTTCTGTTTTAACctcttgctttttttcctgGCTTTTACTTAGCCTAATGTTTCAAGAATCATTTTTGGATCCACACACTGAACCAAGACTATGGTCTTGGTTGAAAACcacaaggtagaaaaaaacttTACAAATGCAGCGTTCAGAGCAGGATGAAActctggcttttgacttgcagggagcatttctataTACATTAACCTCAGGTTTGagcatgtttagcatagatatctgacatcataacaatataaatataacaaaaaaacagaaaaagcatatgtcccctttaatgacaGAAAGATCTTGACAGGAAACCTGTGAATATGGTTTATATAAAATAGGAGAAAGGGAATATACAACAAAATGGAGAAGGGGAAACTCACAGCCACTCTTTTCACAGGTACTCCCCACCTTACCTTCTGCCACTACACTGAGCTCCACCACCTTCTCCACAATGACATCCTGATTATACAGTGGCAGGAAGAGTGTGCGGTGGATGGTGCAACGGTACGTTCCCGTGTCATTGAAGGTGACGTTGTTAATGTAAACGGCTCCTATCTGAATATCACTATTTTGTGTCCCATGCCAGTTCAGACGGTCACTGAAATCATCGTGGAGGATGTCGGCACTGGGGTGGTCATAGTGGAAGATCTGAGAggggcaaaaaaaagaaacaaatggaaaatatataaatattcttGTAATCCAGGAAGGTTTGTTGAGCTCTATATACAATGCAGTAATACAAATGTATAGTTACAAATGATCAATAGTGTAGTGTGCCCCTTCACATAAAGAACTACTGctgatattttataatatatcaataataataaggTGTAAAAATCCACATGGGttaaaagtgaaatgtaattaagtCAACGAGTTGTAAAATTGACTCAATGTAAGATAACATTggatttgatcattttcatgGAGatct
The sequence above is drawn from the Thunnus maccoyii chromosome 10, fThuMac1.1, whole genome shotgun sequence genome and encodes:
- the si:ch211-225p5.8 gene encoding sodium channel subunit beta-1, encoding MARSKVAPAEMICQLPVLVVFSLFVFQCHGGCAEVDSLTEAVAGEGFLLGCISCKRREEVSARATVDWHFKPPGEEEFRHIFHYDHPSADILHDDFSDRLNWHGTQNSDIQIGAVYINNVTFNDTGTYRCTIHRTLFLPLYNQDVIVEKVVELSVVAEANRELTSVISEIMMYVLIVVLQLWLIVILAYCYKKISAEHEAREARKALRAQAELLELKDICDGVQLEVAYVIKDKKRSSLQESSSVTAP